One Lytechinus variegatus isolate NC3 chromosome 14, Lvar_3.0, whole genome shotgun sequence genomic region harbors:
- the LOC121427240 gene encoding mucin-4-like: protein MDSTIVKSTKEATVKPSSDKPTSDVTPTSPEATREHQHPKVSETEPVWEDTTSSKMSTSLSEINTLFGSEEHTLSFTDIMDMATLLSTATEGNTATLFSALAKQTTLPNDRDTTVNRVTQFTDNTVTRTMLSHITPDGLSTTAELLEEPPGISISSDLTSPETLTGSDKSEIYSTSLTERMASAMETTSEDIHSPTTRFDLLTSAKTTLAETSSALAFTSSISKSTFTSKSKEDITLIETGQTALVGDRSTNSSNLVSSTSIIKTTAEPTEATTVETVMTLAYETETQTIRDDISPDATSSESFTHHSIPTFQYNRGADNALPWWMHLIIVCVETTLVLACVAFIWYRKRKATNKIQRSLDTESGTMSSANSGSEKGNDASVTIGDD from the exons ATGGATTCCACCATCGTGAAGTCTACGAAAGAAGCTACAGTGAAGCCATCCTCTGACAAACCTACATCCGATGTGACACCGACCTCCCCGGAAGCTACGCGGGAGCATCAGCATCCAAAAGTTTCAGAGACAGAACCGGTTTGGGAGGACACTACAAGTTCAAAGATGTCTACTAGTCTCAGTGAAATAAACACTCTGTTCGGATCAGAAGAACATACACTTTCATTCACAGATATCATGGATATGGCGACTTTGTTATCAACAGCAACTGAAGGAAACACCGCAACTTTGTTTTCTGCGTTAGCAAAACAAACCACGCTTCCAAACGATCGTGATACAACCGTGAATCGTGTCACACAGTTTACTGATAATACTGTTACAAGAACTATGTTATCACATATAACACCAGACGGGCTATCTACAACAGCTGAACTTTTAGAAGAACCTCCTGGAATATCGATATCTTCTGATCTCACCAGCCCCGAAACTTTGACGGGAAGTGATAAATCAGAGATATATTCCACTTCCTTGACGGAGCGGATGGCATCCGCAATGGAAACAACGTCGGAAGATATCCATTCGCCTACAACCCGATTTGATCTCTTGACATCAGCAAAGACAACGTTGGCAGAGACGTCCAGCGCTTTGGCATTTACATCCTCGATATCTAAAAGTACGTTCACATCTAAATCTAAAGAGGATATTACTCTAATAGAAACGGGACAAACTGCTTTAGTTGGTGATCGAAGCACGAACTCTTCTAATCTTGTATCCTCTACGTCGATTATCAAAACAACTGCTGAACCAACGGAGGCGACGACCGTTGAGACAGTGATGACATTGGCATATGAAACAGAAACACAAACGATACGAGATGACATTTCACCCGATGCCACTAGCAGTGAGAGTTTTACCCACCACTCCATCCCTACTTTCCAGTACAATAGAG GAGCTGACAATGCCTTACCATGGTGGATGCATCTCATTATCGTATGTGTCGAAACAACTCTTGTTCTAGCTTGCGTTGCTTTTATATGGTACAGGAAGAGGAAGGCTACCAATAAGATCCAGCGCTCCCTTGATACCGAAAGTGGCACCATG TCTTCAGCAAATTCAGGTTCGGAAAAGGGAAACGACGCGTCTGTGACAATTGGCGATGATTGA